One Ascaphus truei isolate aAscTru1 chromosome 9, aAscTru1.hap1, whole genome shotgun sequence genomic region harbors:
- the LOC142503268 gene encoding olfactory receptor class A-like protein 1, with the protein MEISLLFKALGFILLLVLGIPGNVFILLKFTYIKFIEKKIIPANIILMILALANLLVVLSRIMPQTLDALGVENLLEDIECKLVLLTYRVSRAMSICLTTLLSCHQCMLIAPSTRYWIYFKTMITQNVFLIVILLLGMNMSLYSSSILFARKRTNSTTSPYTLHLVYCDVDFLTYVSYLIYGMASIIREVFVVGLMTLSSSYMVSVLHRHGKSMKGIRSSDRGQSKTVEYKAARAVILLVSLYVVLFGIDNSMWIYSLSLSYVSLIMNETRIFLAASFSALSPIVIIATNPKLHRWVNNQCKKLTELQKGDTQKRVIVNCVSQTLINNMSS; encoded by the coding sequence ATGGAGATCAGTCTTCTTTTCAAAGCCCTTGGCTTCATCCtcctgctagtgttaggaattcCTGGAAATGTCTTTATTCTACTGAAATTTACCTATATCAagtttatagaaaaaaaaataattccaGCCAACATCATCCTGATGATCCTAGCACTAGCAAATCTTCTTGTGGTTCTCTCCCGTATCATGCCCCAAACTCTAGATGCTTTAGGAGTGGAGAATTTACTGGAAGACATAGAGTGTAAACTTGTCCTTCTCACCTACAGAGTGAGTAGAGCCATGTCTATCTGTCTCACCACTTTGCTTAGCTGTCACCAATGCATGCTCATCGCTCCATCAACTAGATATTGGATTTACTTCAAGACAATGATAACtcagaatgtatttttaattgttATATTGCTCTTGGGCATGAATATGTCATTATACTCTTCCAGTATTTTGTTTGCACGGAAAAGAACAAATTCTACAAcctcaccatacacactacacttgGTGTACTGTGATGTTGACTTTTTGACCTATGTCTCTTACTTAATATATGGAATGGCATCCATAATAAGAGAGGTCTTTGTTGTGGGGTTGATGACCCTATCCAGCAGCTACATGGTGTCTGTGTTGCACCGGCATGGGAAATCCATGAAAGGCATTCGCAGCTCCGACAGGGGTCAAAGTAAGACAGTTGAATACAAGGCCGCCAGAGCAGTCATCTTGCTGGTATCACTGTATGTAGTTTTGTTTGGCATAGATAACTCCATGTGGATCTATTCCTTGTCGCTGTCCTATGTGAGTCTTATAATGAATGAAACTCGGATATTTCTTGCTGCCTCTTTCTCTGCCCTGAGTCCTATTGTTATCATTGCCACAAACCCCAAACTACACCGGTGGGTGAATAATCAATGTAAGAAGCTGACAGAGTTGCAAAAAGGAGATACACAAAAGAGGGTTATTGTCAACTGTGTTAGTCAAACCCTGATAAATAACATGTCTTCATAG